A single genomic interval of Theropithecus gelada isolate Dixy chromosome 16, Tgel_1.0, whole genome shotgun sequence harbors:
- the TXNDC17 gene encoding thioredoxin domain-containing protein 17, with protein MRMDCGPQRLPYSSAALASASSAPRPSGNSLAPPTWAPPAAARRALLQELLHVAPMARYEEVSVSGFEEFHRAVEEHNGKTIFAYFTGSKDAGGKSWCPDCVQAEPVVREGLKHISEGCVFIYCQVGEKPYWKDPNNDFRKNLKVTAVPTLLKYGTPQKLVESECLQANLVEMLFSED; from the exons ATGCGGATGGATTGTGGTCCTCAGAGGCTCCCGTACTCTTCAGCGGCGCTGGCTTCCGCAAGCTCCGCCCCTCGCCCTTCCGGAAACAGCCTCGCCCCGCCCACGTGGGCCCCGCCTGCAGCAGCCAGACGTGCACTCCTCCAGGAGCTGCTGCACGTCGCGCCAATGGCCCGCTACGAGGAGGTGAGCGTGTCCGGCTTCGAGGAGTTCCACCGGGCCGTGGAAGAGCACAATGGCAAGACCATTTTCGCCTACTTTACGGGTTCTAAGGACGCCGGAGGGAAAAGCTGGTGCCCCGACTGCGTGCAGG ctgaacCAGTCGTACGAGAGGGGCTGAAGCACATCAGTGAAGGATGTGTGTTCATCTACTGCCAAGTAGGAGAAAAGCCTTA TTGGAAAGATCCAAATAATGACTTCAGAAAAAACTTGAAAGTAACAGCAGTGCCTACACTACTTAAGTATGGAACA CCTCAAAAACTGGTAGAATCTGAGTGTCTTCAGGCCAACCTGGTGGAAATGTTGTTCTCTGAAGATTAA
- the MED31 gene encoding mediator of RNA polymerase II transcription subunit 31: MGGAARPHIPQCPRTGSETRGFRNFPRHSGLLLGQAGGVLVSSFVMAAAVAMETDDAGNRLRFQLELEFVQCLANPNYLNFLAQRGYFKDKAFVNYLKYLLYWKDPEYAKYLKYPQCLHMLELLQYEHFRKELVNAQCAKFIDEQQILHWQHYSRKRMRLQQALAEQQQQNNTSGK; the protein is encoded by the exons ATGGGCGGAGCCGCCCGGCCCCATATCCCACAGTGCCCCAGGACCGGAAGTGAGACCCGTGGTTTCCGGAACTTCCCCCGCCACTCTGGGCTTTTGCTCGGTCAGGCTGGTGGCGTTTTGGTATCTTCGTTTGTTATGGCCGCTGCCGTCGCTATGGAGACAG ATGATGCTGGAAATCGACTTCGGTTTCAGTTGGAGTTGGAATTTGTGCAATGTTTAGCCAACCCAAATTACCTTAATT TTCTTGCCCAAAGAGGTTACTTCAAAGACAAAGCTTTTGTTAATTATCTTAAATACTTGCTTTACTGGAAAGACCCAGAATATGCCAAGTATCTAaa GTACCCTCAGTGTTTACACATGTTAGAGCTGCTCCAATACGAACACTTCCGAAAGGAGCTGGTGAATGCTCAGTGTGCGAAATTCATTGATGAACAGCAGATTCTACATTGGCAGCACTATTCCCGGAAGCGGATGCGCCTTCAGCAAGCCTTGGCAGAGCAGCAACAGCAAAATAACACGTCGGGAAAATGA
- the C16H17orf100 gene encoding uncharacterized protein C17orf100 homolog — protein sequence MASARGAKQSSPRVGTTRYTETSTVRVETSSHRVETSSHRVETSSRRVETSQRRSEGPSLSPLGKRLPGILEASSRHVESSSQRTETTSRHIRASSLRVETALHCAESPAPRAKPAARQNEKPAR from the coding sequence ATGGCCTCAGCCCGAGGGGCCAAGCAGTCTTCTCCCCGGGTGGGGACCACCCGCTACACAGAGACGTCCACAGTCCGCGTGGAGACCTCGTCCCACCGTGTGGAGACCTCGTCCCACCGCGTGGAGACGTCGTCCCGGCGGGTGGAGACCTCCCAGCGCCGCAGCGAGgggccctccctctcccccttggGGAAGCGGCTCCCTGGCATCCTCGAGGCGTCCTCCCGGCACGTGGAATCCTCCTCGCAGCGCACGGAAACGACCTCCCGCCACATCAGGGCCTCGTCCCTGAGGGTGGAGACGGCTCTGCACTGCGCGGAGAGCCCAGCCCCGCGGGCCAAGCCGGCCGCCCGCCAGAACGAAAAACCGGCCCGATGA